The Bradyrhizobium diazoefficiens genome contains the following window.
ATCACCTGGGAGGAAAACGAGGGGCCGAGCATTGGCGAAATCTCCGCGCCCGGCTTCGGCACCAAACTGCTGAAGTCGGCTCTGTCAGCCTTCGACGGCAAGACCGAGATCTCGTATTTGAAGACCGGCCTGCATTGCATCATGCAATGCCGCATCCCCAAGAGCGAATGAAGGTGATGACGCTCGGATCACCTCTCCCCAACGGGGAGAGGTCGGATTGCATAGTAATCCGGGTGAGGGGCCGCACTGTTCGGTGAGACTTTAACCCCTCACCCGGATCGCATCGATTCGAACGAAAGAGACTCGCGCGCTTCGCTCGCGCTTTCGCAAGCGCCGTTGACCTTCTGTTAATGACGATCGGCTGCGCGTCTCGCGACGCTGCAAGTTTCCACCAAAACACCCCCGTATTTCTGCCGACCCTTTAACCAAACCTAAGAGGGAACCGCGCAAGATCGCGTCCATTGCAAATGCGCGCTGAAACAACAAGATTCATGACTTCTATGAACGACAGTAAACATACCGGCGCGACCGAGGCCGAGCTCGGATTTCTCAAGGAAATCGTTAAATTGCTGCCGGCCGGCCTGACCGTGCAGGACGCGCAAGGCCAACTTCTTCTGGTTAACGACACCGCGGCAACCCAGCTCGGCATGGACGGCCGCCGGCCGTCGCCCGACCTCGCGCAGCGGCGGGACGCCTGCCAGCGGGCGCTGACGGCCGGCCAGGCCGTCGTCACCGAGGAAGCGCTTCACGACGGACCCGCGCGCCAGGTATTGCTCACCACACATCGGCCGGTCAGCGTTGCCGGACGCGCCTTGCTGATCTCGGCTTCCTCCGACATCACCGAACAGAAGAATTTCGAGGACCAGCTGTTCCGCTCGGCCTATTTCGACGAGCTGACCGGCCTTCCCTCGCGGCGCGTGATCGAGCATCGCGCTAACAGCCTGCTCGGGCGCGATCGCGAGGGAGAGCGCTTTGCGCTTGCCTTTCTCGACGTCGACAATTTCAAGCACATCAACGACTATTACGGCCACGCCGTCGGCGACGCGCTGCTGGTCGAGCTGTCGAAACGGCTCGGCCGCGACCTGCGCGATTCCGACGTGCTGTCGCGTATCTCCGGCGACGAATTCCTGCTGCTGCTCTCGCCGATCCAGAGCCAGGAGGAAGTCGCCGAATTCATGCAGTCGACGCTGGAACGGCTGACCGCCCCCTTCTTCATCGACAATTCGGAAGTGTTCGCCTCCACTTCCGTTGGCGTCAGCCTCTATCCCGACCATGGCCGCAGCTTCGAGACGCTGCGCCAAAATGCCGACATCGCGATGTACCGCATCAAGAACAACGGCAAGGGATCTGCCGCCTTCTTTGATTCCGGCATGGAGCGCGAGGCACTCGCGCGCATGAAGATCGAGCAGTCGTTGCGGCAGGCCATCCTCGAAAAGCGATTCTGCTGCGCCTTCCAGTCCAAGGTCGACATCCGCACGCAGGCCGTGACGGGCATCGAAGCCCTGGTGCGCCTGCGCGACGACGAGGGCGTGATCCAGGCACCGGGCTCGTTCATCAACCTCGCGAGCGAGCTCGGGCTGATCGACGAGCTGACCCATCTCGTGCTGGCGGAGATCGTCAAGTCGATCGACCCGATCAACGAGACCTTTGGCGCGGAAGCGACCATCAGCATCAACGTCGCCGCCAAGCAGGCCGGCAATCCCGAATTCATGCGCAATTTCGCGCAGGCTCTCGACGACACCGGCTTTCCGCAGCGCTTCATGATCGAGGTGACCGAAGACGCCTTCGTCGCCAAGAATCATTTCCAGGCCGAGATCCTGCCGATGTTCCGCAAGCTCGGCGTCGGTATCTCGATCGACGATTTCGGCACCGGCTATTCGTCGCTGTCGGCGCTCGCCGACATCACCGCCGACGAGATCAAGATCGACCGCTCCTTCATCACCGACATCCATAAGCGTCCGCGCAGCCAGGGCATTTTGCGCGCAATCGAATCCCTGAGCGAAGCGCTCGGCATGACCGTGATCGCCGAGGGCATCGAATCCTACGAGGAGCTCGCCTATCTCCAGGCCGCAACCAGGATCCGCTATGCGCAGGGCTATTATTTCGCCCGCCCGATCTTCCTGGAAGAGCTGAAGCTCGCGACCCCCGCCTCAAGCGAGTCCCGGGCCAGCGTGTCGGCCCGTCCGACGCAGCAAAACCGCCAGGGCTATTCGCGGGCGAGCGGCTATCGGCGTTAACCGTGGCCGCGCAAGCGTGGCTGAGGAGAACGTGGGCACCTCGCATTAACCGGAGATTCATGGTGCAGCACAGCAGCTGCTGCGACCATCGTGCAACCGCGACGTGATTTCCGCCGAGCTAGACGCTCGGCACCGCTCCGCAATCGGATTAATGCTTAGGTAACTGGATTTCCTAAGGTTTGCGCCATTTGTGCGGTGGATTCCTGGTCCCTCAGGGAGGGGGAAATGCGCCAGGTCTTTGCAGGGATCGCAACCGGAATGTCCCTAGCCATGAAGAACGGCTGGGAGGCAGCGATTCGACGCGGACCGGTGCTATGGCTGACCCTGTGCGGTGCATTGCTGGTCGCCGGCATCTTCGCCGTGACCGCGATGGCCGTCGGTGAGTTTCGCGAACGCACACTGACCAACCGCGAGCGCGAGCTGGAAAACACCGTGCAGCTGATCGCGCGGCACTTCGATCAGCAGTTTGAAGATTCCGACGTCGTCGCGGCCGATCTGATCGGGCAGATGCACCTGGCGGAGATCGCCTCGCCGCAGATGTTCCGCGAGCGCATGTCGGGGCCCGACGCCAACCGGATGCTGAGGGGCAAGATCGGCGCGGTCTCCTATCTCGGCGACATCGCGATCTACGATGCCGACGGCGAGTTGATTTCCTGGTCACGCGCCCAGCCGCTTCCCAAGATCAACGTCTCCTCGCGCGCCTATTTCCAGACGTTCAAATCGAACCCGATGTCGGAACCGGTGCTGCTGCAATCCGTGCGCAGCTTCCTGATCGGCAAATGGACCACGGTCGTCGCGCGCCGGCTCAGCCTGCCGGATGGCACATTCGTCGGCGCATTGGTTCGGCGGATCGATCCCGACAGCTACCAACGCTATTTCGCCTCCGTCGCCCTGGCCGATGGCGCCGCCATCACGCTGTTCGACCGCGAAGGCATCATGCTGGCGCGCTACCCGCATGTCGAATCGATGATCGGGACCAGCTACAAGAACGCGCCGCTGATGCAGAAGGTGTTGACCCGGGGCGGACTGCACACGCTCCGCGTCAGGAGCCCGGTCGACGGCGAGGAAAAGCTCGGCTCGGCCGCGTCGCTGACGCACTTCCCACTGGTCATCATGGCGACCAACACCACGTCGGCCGCGCTCGCGGACTGGCGGCAGCAGACGGGCTTCATGGTCACCACCGCGACATTGTCGGCGGCCGTGATCGCGCTGATCCTGTTCCTGATCATCCGCTTGATCAACCGGCAGAACCGCGACGCCCAGGCGCGGATCGAATCGGAGCGGCAACGGCTCGACACCGCCCTGAACAACATGTCGCAAGGACTGATCCTGTACGACGCGGCGGGCTACATCGTCACCTGTAACCGGCGCTATGCCGACATGTTCGGCCTGTCCAGCGACGTCATCAAGCCCGGCTGCCACATCCATGAGGCGATGCATCACCGCAAGGAGCGCGGCGCGTTCAATGGCGATGTCGAGGCATTCTGCGCCGACGTCATGAGGATCGTCGCCGAAGGCAAGGTCTCGACCAGATCGCACGAGCTGCCGAACGGCCGCGCCTTCCAGGTCATCAACACCCCGCTCGCGCACGGCGGATGGGTCGCCACGATCGAGGAGATCACCGAGCGGCGCAGCCTGGAACAGGAGCGCGACCGCAACTACACTTTCCTCCGCGAGATCATCGACCATATCCCGTCGCAGATCACGGTGAAGGATGCCCACACCCGGCGCTATCTTCTGGTCAACCGGATTGCCGAGAACGTGTTCGGGAAAACGGGCGAGACGATCGTTGGAAAGACTGCCGCCGATATTCTGCCAAGGCCCGACGCCGAAATCGTCACCTGCGATGATGACGCTCTGCTGCGAACACCCGATCGACTGTTGCTCAAGGAGCAAACCTGGACAACCCGGACCGATGGCCAGCGCCATACCATCTCGAAACGCATCGGCATCCGCGACAAGGCAGGCGAGCCGCGCTACATCATCAACGTCATCGAGGACATCACGGAACAGCGAAAGGCCGACGAGAAGATCGCACATATGGCGCATTACGACGCGCTGACCGACCTGCCGAACCGCGCGCTGTTCCGCGAGCAGATCGAGCGCGAGCTGGAGAAGGCCGCGGACGGCGAGCAATTCGCGCTGCTCTATGTCGACATCGACGAGTTCAAGGGTATCAACGATTCACTCGGCCATCATGTCGGCGACGAGCTGTTGAAGGCCATCGCGAGCCGCATCCGCGCCTGCCTCAAGCCGGGCGACCTGATCGCGCGGCTCGGCGGCGACGAGTTTGCCGTGATCCAGACCAAAATCGAATCGTCTGCCGACGTTCTATCCTTCGTGACACGGGTCCATGAGGCGATCCGCCTGCCCTATCACTGCCTCGGCCACCAGCTCTCCACCGACGCCAGCATCGGCATCGCGCTGGCGCCGCAGGACGGCGCCGACCTCGACCAGCTCATCAAGAACGCCGACCTTGCGATGTACGGCGCCAAGGCGGAAGGGCGGCGCACCTACCGCTTCTTCGTGCCGGAGATGGATGCGTGCGCCAAGGCCCGTCTCACCATGGAGCAGGATCTGCGCCAGGCGCTGATCGATGGCGGCTTCGAGATCCACTACCAGCCGCTGGTCAATCTGCGTTCGGGGGAGGTCTCCGGCTGCGAGGCGCTGCTGCGCTGGCGTCATCCCGAACGCGGCATGGTATCGCCGGCCGAATTCATTCCGATCGCCGAGGATACTGGCATCATCAACGAGCTCGGCGACTGGGTGCTGCGTACGGCCTGCAACGAGGCCGCGACCTGGCCCGCGCATGTTTGCCTCGCCGTCAACGTCTCGCCGGTGCAGCTCAAATGCGACACGCTGGCGCTCCGGATCGCCGGCGCTCTCGCCGCCTCCGGGCTGGAGCCGCGACGGCTCGAGCTCGAGATCACCGAGGCCGTTCTGATCCGCGACGACGAGGCGGCACTCTCGATCCTGCATCAGCTCCGCGCCATCGGCGTGCGCATCGCGCTCGATGATTTCGGCACCGGCTATTCCTCGCTGAGCTATCTGAAGCGCTTCCCGTTCGACAAGATCAAGATCGACCGCTGCTTCGTCGCCGACATCGCCGAGTCCAGCGGCGCACCCGTGATCGTGCAGGCCGTGGTGAACATCGCCGCCGCCAGCAACATGACGACGGTCGCCGAAGGCGTCGAAACCGAGGCCCAGCGCGAGATGCTGCGCGCGCTCGGCTGCACAGAGATGCAGGGCTATCTGTTCAGCAAACCGAAGCCGGCGGCCGAGGTGCGGCAGCTGTTCGGCCTGGGCGACGCCATGCCCGTGGCGGCGGTGGCCTGAGATGGCAAAGTCCACCAAAACCATCGACGTCGCGGATTCCTACGCGGTGCGGCTGATGCAGCATCTGGTGGTGCCGACCTTTGTGATCGATCCAAAGCGCCGCGTGGTGATCTGGAACCGAGCCTGCGAGCGGCTGACCGGCGTTGCCGCATCGGAAGTGATCGGCACCAGCAAGCACTGGCAGGCCTTCTATGGCACGAAGCGTCCCTGCCTCGCCGATCTGGTCGCACTCGACCGCCCCGAGCAGCTGCCGGAGTTCTATTCGGAATATGCCGCGCGCGGCCACAACGGGCTCGGCTTCAGCGCGGAGAACTGGTGCGTGATGCCGAAGCTCGGCAGCCAGCTCTATCTCGCGATCGACGCGGGCCCCATCCATGACGAGGCTGGCAATCTGATCGCCGTGGTGGAGACGCTGCGCGACCTCACCGACCAGAAGCGCGCCGAGACGGCGCTGAAGGAGCTCGCCACCAAGGACGGGCTGACCGGGCTTTCGAACCGCCGCTCCTTCGACCAGAAGCTGATGACCGAATGGGCGCGCGCGGAGCGGACGCAGAAGCCCTTGGCGCTGCTGTTCGTCGACGTCGATCATTTCAAGCTGTTCAACGACGAGCACGGCCACCAGACCGGCGACGAGTGCCTGCGCGCGGTCGCCGCCGTCGTCAGCCGCCATGCGCTGCGCCCGCTCGACCTTGCCAGCCGCTATGGCGGCGAGGAATTCGCGCTGATCCTGCCCGACATGAGTTGCGACGATGCCCGTCTCATCGCCGAGGAGATCCGCGGTGCCGTGATGGCGTTGGCGATCGCCCATGGCGCCAATGGAGCCGGCCATCACGTCACGCTCAGTGTCGGTGTCGCCAGTCACGTCCCCGGCGAGGCCGACGGCGCCCCCGACCGACTGCTAGGTGCGGCCGACCAGGCGCTCTACGCCGCCAAACGCCTCGGCCGCAACCGTGTCGTCTGCGCCGAGCGGGTGCTGGCCGAATTGGCAGGCCTCGGCCGCGAGAATGTGCCGGTTAGCGGCCCGGTTCCTGGCCCGACGGCCCGCAAATCAGCCTAGATTGCCGCGGCGAGACCGGTTGCCGACCCCTCGCCAATCGGCTAAATGAACCCTCGTTGCACCCGTAGCTCAGCTGGATAGAGCGTTGCCCTCCGAAGGCAAAGGTCACACGTTCGAATCGTGTCGGGTGCGCCATCTCGCGGAGCGGTGAACGACGCGAAAGTCGAGATCCTCGGTCAGGTTGCAAAGTAGACGCTCGTGCAGCATGGGATCGCGCGGGGCGCAGTCAAAAAAGTGACTTCGGGCCCGGAATTCGGCTGAAGATGTCCTACATCTTTTCCTTCAGTCCCGCCCGCAGCAGCCACCAGTTTGCGGGATAGGACGTGACGAAGCCGAACAGCATCGCGATCTGCATCATGAACCAGAATTCGAAGCTATCCACCTCCAGCTTCGTGCCGAGAACGTGCCGAAAGATGTAGAAGTAGGCGAAAGCCATAAAGCCGTACATACCAATCTGCCAAGCGGTGATGGAGACCGTGTCCGCCTTCACGGCCGCGATCAGCCCTCGACCCACGGAAAGTCCGCGCATCGGGGCGATCGTGAAATACTGGAACAGGATTCCGAAGGCGAAGGCGACGAGGTAGTCCAGTATCCAGACGGCGAAGATCTTTTCCTGGAAGATGCTCTGCCAGCCGAATGCGATGGCGACCGCGGGAAAGCCGAATGCGAGCCATTCCGCGACGATGTCGCCCAACGTACACCCGCTGCCGCAGTGAAGCGATCCGTTCGCCACCTTCACGGCAAATGGCGTCAATCGCTTGTTGGGCGGATCTTGGTTCTGCTGCTTGGCTTTCTGCGCTGCTTCGCGGGTCGCCAGCCGGCCGAAGGAGAAATACTGCCAAACGACCCAGATGGTCCCGAACAGGGCAGTAACGGGCCAGACGATGGCCATGATCCACATGTGTTGCGGATGCCGAGCGACGTCGAGCCCGACAATCGCCGCGCAAACCGCGCCGAGAGCCAACGCAGCCATGGAAAGGCCATGCAGCCAGAGAGGAACCAAGAGACCCTCCGATACAGCTGATTATACCGCCCGCAACTGCTGATGAGTGCCCTGGTTCCTACGTAAGATGCCTCGCTGTCCAGATGGCTAGAGCCGCACAAGCACTCTCAGGGATTGGATCTCTTCTGCCGCCAGGAGCTCGGGCGAGACGACCAATTCGAGCACGTGGTCTTCGACCACCGGAACGGACAGTTCGTCGACCGGCAATTCGACGACGGCCGTGCTTGAAAAATTCCTGGAGTCGTTGAAAGCCCCGCTGACGGATTCCACCTGCAGCGGGACGGGATCAAACGGCACGGCCAATCCCCCCGACCCTTCGCTGTCCGGCGTCCTTCTCAACGACCGGATCTGATATCCGGCAACGATCGTAGCGTGGTCAAACCACCCTTCGACACCCGAGGGGTGGTCGTTCGCTTGTGCGCCCCGCGGCCGGACGCGGCCCTGGTCCACGCTGAATCAGTGCCTCACGTGCTCGAACACCACGATCACGCCGGTCGGCTCGGGCTCGTGCGCCATCAGGCGCGTCAGATCCGCATCGCTCCAGTCGGCGAGGCTGACGACTTCACCGGTCTGGCGTTCCGCACTGAGCGACGGGGTCGGCTCGAGCACCTTCAATCCCATCTCGTCGACGAAGAAAGTGTGTTCGCCGAACATGCTGTTGAGCTGGGGCATGGCTGGATGCTCATCGGGCAGCACCTGGGCGCCGAGCTGGTTGACGGTCTGCTTCACCTGTTCGGATGTGAGCTTCATGAGCTGCTCCGTTCTGTCATTTCGGGTTTCATGGGCTTGAGCCGGGGCACGCGCGTTCCCTGCGCCAGGGTCGCCTGGCTCCAATCCTCGAACGGGTGCTGCGCACAAATGTTCCTGCAAAATACATTTCGTGATCGCTCGCGACGTCTGCCGCGCTCGCGGCACGACATCGCCACACGATGTTCACGATCCGGCAGTCGACGGCGCTGATCTCGTTCCTCGTGGACTAATGCTCGCTCCGGTTCTCGCCGACCGAGAGCGCGCAGATGCGTGACAGATGCGTGTAGGGCAGACCGGTCTCCCCGGCCCAGGCGTTGAACTGCGCCTGCACCTTGGCGAGATCGCCCTTCGACTTGACCTCTTCGGCGATGTCGAGGCCGGCATCACGCAGGCAGGCGACGACGTCCTTCGAGGTGACAAAGCCATCCCAGCCGACGAAGCGCAGCAGCATCTGTCCGGTGTTGCCCCCCAACCGGCTGCCGCGCTTGGCGAGGAGATCGAGCAGCCCGATCTCGTTGGAGGGCGGCCATTTCGCCAGAAACTTGCCGAAGCTGCCGTGCTCTTTCGCAATCTCCTGCACGAAGGCGGCGTTGTCGCGCACCGACATGATCTTGGCGCCGTTGCGCACGATCCGCGCGTCGCGCAGCAGACCCTCCCAATAATCTTCGGGTTGGAAGCCGAGCTTGGCTGGCTGGAAGCGCAGGAAGGCGTCTTCAAAGCCGTCCCATTTCGCATCGATCACGCTCCAGGCAAAGCCCGCACAGAACACTCGCTTGGTCATCTCAGCCAGGATGCGACCGTCGCCGAGTTTTGCCAGCCCCTTCAGATCGGGCTTGTCAGGCATCAGTTTTTCAAGCGCCTTGGGGCCACCCTTGCGCTTTTCGGCGCGGGCACGGATGGTCTTGAAGGACGTCATGCGATCACCCGCATTGAAGGCGCGCCACGACACCAGAATTCGACGATCCGGTCCAGCCCTGCGACGCACCGACACTTGCGTCCATGACCACGCCGCAGCATGCTTCGGTCGGCCGATGGATTTGCGTCCATGCTGGTCTGCTTCTTGCTTATAATATTTTGGAATTCCCAACCATTTTCACTCTCTCGCCGACGGATCCTCAATGCGCTGCCTGGTCGTGGCCGACCTGCATTGCTCGCTGCCGCAGCTCGACTGGCTGGTCAGCGCGGCGCCGCAATTCGACCTGGTGATCTTCGCGGGCGATGCCGCAGTGGATCGATCTCGGTGCGCCGCTGAAGCGGCCGGCTGCTTATGTCGAGGAGCCGCCGGACTGGCTCACATCCTTGGGTCGGATTGCCGATCCGAGCCTGGCGAGACCTCGACCGGCGGCAGGTTGATCATGCTCTGGAGCACCTCGCTGACCATGGCGAGGTACGTGCCGTGACCGGCATATTGCCGCTTGAGAGCGGCGAGATAGGTGTTGGCGATGTTGAGCCGCCGCGCCGGCGTGCGCGCGAGCAGCAACGCGACGTCCGGCTTCTGCAAGAGGAATGACGCCGCGTCCTCGAATTCGTAGATGACCGAATCCGAGCAGGCCCGCACCGTTGCGGTATGCGGCAGCCCCAGCAGCACGGACATCTCGCCGAACACCGCGCCGGGATCGGCGATGCTCGCAACCACCATGTCGCTCTTGAGCACCTCCAGCTTGCCCTCCAGGAGCACGTAGAGGCGACCGCTGCTGATGCCGCCCTCGCTGACGACGAGCGCGCCGGCCGGAACCTGCCGCTTCGTCCCACCTGTGCAATGATCCAGAACTGCGCGCATCCTGCGAAAGCTCCCGTCGCGAACGGACAGTAGAGCACGATCCGTGGAAACTTGCAGCGGGTTTCGAGAGCGCCACTCGGCTGCTCAGGTTTGCGGCAAGCCCGGCTGGCGCGACAGGCGCTTCGCGAGATTCACGGACTGCCAGTCTCCAAGGCCGGTATCCGTGAACCCCGCCTTCTTCGCAAGCCCGCGCATCTCGGCATTGGCCCGTGCGGTCTCGGCCGCGATCATCTCGTGACCGAGATCGCTCGCACGCCGCTCCATCGCCGTCATCATCTGCAAGCCGAGGCCTCTGCGCTGAAAGACATCGGCGACGGAGATGGCAAACTCACCATGCCGTGCACCCGCATCATAGACGTATCGCGTCTCGCCGATAATCGTGCCCTGCCCCTCCTGCCTGAGCTCGGCGAGCAATGTGAAGTGATCGGCATGGTTGGCCTTGGCGACGCACTCGGCCGCGACAACGGCAAAGTCCGTCCGCGCACCCATGAAGCGCTTGTTGCGCGTTGTCGTGGAAAGGCCCGTGAAATAGATCGAGAGGCTCTTCACATCGGACGCATCGGCGGCCCTGATGCAGACCGCTCCTTCCAGTTCGGCCAATGTCGTGAGCTCGACGACGGCGTCCGGAAATATCTGTGACATGCACGGCGCTCTCGGCAGGTTGCGTGGACTGCACACCTAACCGAGACTGCACACGCGCCGCTTGGACATTCCCGCCAATCATGCGGCTGAAAACGAACCGCTCGCTTCTCCGTGCTGCGCGTCAGACGCGCGAGAGCGACGGCACCTCCTCCGGCACGATGGCCTGAAGGCCACCGAAACGGCGCTCGCGACCGTGGAACGAGGCCAGCGCCTCGGCGAGATCGCCCGCCTCGAATTCGGGCCACATCCGTTCGGTGAAATGCAGCTCGGCATAGGCGCCTTCCCAGAGCAGGAAGTCCGACAGCCGCTTTTCGCCGGAGGTGCGAATGATGAGATCGACGTCGCGCAGGCCTGCCTCGCCGGTGACGAGCTGCGCGAAGGCTTCGCGGGTCAGGCTGGTCAGCGCGGCCGCCTTCGCCGCCGCGTTGAGGATGGCATCCCGCGCGGAATAGTCGACGGCGATGCGCAGATGCAGCGTGTGGCCGTGGGCGGTCGCGTCCTCGGCACGCGCGATGGCGGTGGCGATACCATCAGGTAGACGGTCGCGACGGCCGATCACGGAGAGGCGCACACCATTCTTCACCAGGCTCTGCACCTCATTGGCAACATAGAAACGCAGCAGCGTCATCAGCGCGGCGACCTCGGCCTTTGGCCTGCGCCAATTGTCGGTGGAGAACGCATAGAGCGTCAGCGTGCCGATGCCCTGTTTGGGCGCGGCCTCGACGATGCGGCGGATCGTCTCGACGCCGGCCTCGTGGCCGCGCAAACGTGACAGCCCGCGCCGCGTCGCCCATCTTCCATTGCCGTCCATGATGATGCCGACATGAAGCTTCTCGTGGTGGAACGTGACGTCACTTTGCATCGCAAAGTCTCCAGTCAAAAAGGGGGGACGATCAGGTCGAGAGAATGCCGAGACGGCCGAGCGGGAGCGCCTCGCGGCCGGCAGCTTTGGCGGCGTCGCGCACGAGACGCTCGAGCACGGCGAGATAGTCGAGGAAGCGGCGGCGTCCGGTTTTGGTCAGACGGCAGGTGGTGTGCGGGCGATTGCCCTCATAACCCTTGGTGACCTCGACGAGGCCGGCCTCCTGGAGCACGGCGAGATGCCGGCTGAGATTGCCGTCAGTGAGGCCGCAAAGCTGCTTGAGATCGGCAAACGCAAGCCCCTTCGGATGGGCCATCAGCGAGGTCAGAAGCCCGAGCCTCGCCTTCTCGTGGATCACACGGTCGAGCCCCTCGTAGGAGAACGGCGCGCTGTCAGTCTTCGACATCATTGTCTCCGGACGCGAAATACAGAATGGCCGCCATCACCGACTG
Protein-coding sequences here:
- a CDS encoding EAL domain-containing protein — translated: MSLAMKNGWEAAIRRGPVLWLTLCGALLVAGIFAVTAMAVGEFRERTLTNRERELENTVQLIARHFDQQFEDSDVVAADLIGQMHLAEIASPQMFRERMSGPDANRMLRGKIGAVSYLGDIAIYDADGELISWSRAQPLPKINVSSRAYFQTFKSNPMSEPVLLQSVRSFLIGKWTTVVARRLSLPDGTFVGALVRRIDPDSYQRYFASVALADGAAITLFDREGIMLARYPHVESMIGTSYKNAPLMQKVLTRGGLHTLRVRSPVDGEEKLGSAASLTHFPLVIMATNTTSAALADWRQQTGFMVTTATLSAAVIALILFLIIRLINRQNRDAQARIESERQRLDTALNNMSQGLILYDAAGYIVTCNRRYADMFGLSSDVIKPGCHIHEAMHHRKERGAFNGDVEAFCADVMRIVAEGKVSTRSHELPNGRAFQVINTPLAHGGWVATIEEITERRSLEQERDRNYTFLREIIDHIPSQITVKDAHTRRYLLVNRIAENVFGKTGETIVGKTAADILPRPDAEIVTCDDDALLRTPDRLLLKEQTWTTRTDGQRHTISKRIGIRDKAGEPRYIINVIEDITEQRKADEKIAHMAHYDALTDLPNRALFREQIERELEKAADGEQFALLYVDIDEFKGINDSLGHHVGDELLKAIASRIRACLKPGDLIARLGGDEFAVIQTKIESSADVLSFVTRVHEAIRLPYHCLGHQLSTDASIGIALAPQDGADLDQLIKNADLAMYGAKAEGRRTYRFFVPEMDACAKARLTMEQDLRQALIDGGFEIHYQPLVNLRSGEVSGCEALLRWRHPERGMVSPAEFIPIAEDTGIINELGDWVLRTACNEAATWPAHVCLAVNVSPVQLKCDTLALRIAGALAASGLEPRRLELEITEAVLIRDDEAALSILHQLRAIGVRIALDDFGTGYSSLSYLKRFPFDKIKIDRCFVADIAESSGAPVIVQAVVNIAAASNMTTVAEGVETEAQREMLRALGCTEMQGYLFSKPKPAAEVRQLFGLGDAMPVAAVA
- a CDS encoding Crp/Fnr family transcriptional regulator, translated to MRAVLDHCTGGTKRQVPAGALVVSEGGISSGRLYVLLEGKLEVLKSDMVVASIADPGAVFGEMSVLLGLPHTATVRACSDSVIYEFEDAASFLLQKPDVALLLARTPARRLNIANTYLAALKRQYAGHGTYLAMVSEVLQSMINLPPVEVSPGSDRQSDPRM
- a CDS encoding transcriptional regulator, whose protein sequence is MSKTDSAPFSYEGLDRVIHEKARLGLLTSLMAHPKGLAFADLKQLCGLTDGNLSRHLAVLQEAGLVEVTKGYEGNRPHTTCRLTKTGRRRFLDYLAVLERLVRDAAKAAGREALPLGRLGILST
- a CDS encoding DUF4396 domain-containing protein, which codes for MVPLWLHGLSMAALALGAVCAAIVGLDVARHPQHMWIMAIVWPVTALFGTIWVVWQYFSFGRLATREAAQKAKQQNQDPPNKRLTPFAVKVANGSLHCGSGCTLGDIVAEWLAFGFPAVAIAFGWQSIFQEKIFAVWILDYLVAFAFGILFQYFTIAPMRGLSVGRGLIAAVKADTVSITAWQIGMYGFMAFAYFYIFRHVLGTKLEVDSFEFWFMMQIAMLFGFVTSYPANWWLLRAGLKEKM
- a CDS encoding GNAT family N-acetyltransferase codes for the protein MSQIFPDAVVELTTLAELEGAVCIRAADASDVKSLSIYFTGLSTTTRNKRFMGARTDFAVVAAECVAKANHADHFTLLAELRQEGQGTIIGETRYVYDAGARHGEFAISVADVFQRRGLGLQMMTAMERRASDLGHEMIAAETARANAEMRGLAKKAGFTDTGLGDWQSVNLAKRLSRQPGLPQT
- a CDS encoding DNA-3-methyladenine glycosylase I — encoded protein: MTSFKTIRARAEKRKGGPKALEKLMPDKPDLKGLAKLGDGRILAEMTKRVFCAGFAWSVIDAKWDGFEDAFLRFQPAKLGFQPEDYWEGLLRDARIVRNGAKIMSVRDNAAFVQEIAKEHGSFGKFLAKWPPSNEIGLLDLLAKRGSRLGGNTGQMLLRFVGWDGFVTSKDVVACLRDAGLDIAEEVKSKGDLAKVQAQFNAWAGETGLPYTHLSRICALSVGENRSEH
- a CDS encoding di-trans,poly-cis-decaprenylcistransferase; the encoded protein is MQSDVTFHHEKLHVGIIMDGNGRWATRRGLSRLRGHEAGVETIRRIVEAAPKQGIGTLTLYAFSTDNWRRPKAEVAALMTLLRFYVANEVQSLVKNGVRLSVIGRRDRLPDGIATAIARAEDATAHGHTLHLRIAVDYSARDAILNAAAKAAALTSLTREAFAQLVTGEAGLRDVDLIIRTSGEKRLSDFLLWEGAYAELHFTERMWPEFEAGDLAEALASFHGRERRFGGLQAIVPEEVPSLSRV
- a CDS encoding putative bifunctional diguanylate cyclase/phosphodiesterase; translation: MTSMNDSKHTGATEAELGFLKEIVKLLPAGLTVQDAQGQLLLVNDTAATQLGMDGRRPSPDLAQRRDACQRALTAGQAVVTEEALHDGPARQVLLTTHRPVSVAGRALLISASSDITEQKNFEDQLFRSAYFDELTGLPSRRVIEHRANSLLGRDREGERFALAFLDVDNFKHINDYYGHAVGDALLVELSKRLGRDLRDSDVLSRISGDEFLLLLSPIQSQEEVAEFMQSTLERLTAPFFIDNSEVFASTSVGVSLYPDHGRSFETLRQNADIAMYRIKNNGKGSAAFFDSGMEREALARMKIEQSLRQAILEKRFCCAFQSKVDIRTQAVTGIEALVRLRDDEGVIQAPGSFINLASELGLIDELTHLVLAEIVKSIDPINETFGAEATISINVAAKQAGNPEFMRNFAQALDDTGFPQRFMIEVTEDAFVAKNHFQAEILPMFRKLGVGISIDDFGTGYSSLSALADITADEIKIDRSFITDIHKRPRSQGILRAIESLSEALGMTVIAEGIESYEELAYLQAATRIRYAQGYYFARPIFLEELKLATPASSESRASVSARPTQQNRQGYSRASGYRR
- a CDS encoding diguanylate cyclase, whose amino-acid sequence is MAKSTKTIDVADSYAVRLMQHLVVPTFVIDPKRRVVIWNRACERLTGVAASEVIGTSKHWQAFYGTKRPCLADLVALDRPEQLPEFYSEYAARGHNGLGFSAENWCVMPKLGSQLYLAIDAGPIHDEAGNLIAVVETLRDLTDQKRAETALKELATKDGLTGLSNRRSFDQKLMTEWARAERTQKPLALLFVDVDHFKLFNDEHGHQTGDECLRAVAAVVSRHALRPLDLASRYGGEEFALILPDMSCDDARLIAEEIRGAVMALAIAHGANGAGHHVTLSVGVASHVPGEADGAPDRLLGAADQALYAAKRLGRNRVVCAERVLAELAGLGRENVPVSGPVPGPTARKSA